In one Rhodothermaceae bacterium genomic region, the following are encoded:
- a CDS encoding tandem-95 repeat protein, which yields MFIVSTRIAIKMVASLAFAAGMLSPAEARQTIHLATHAIALRENGGTFKQQVRLSANAPPNADVTVQVVSGDASVVTVHPEMLSFTVDNYRTWQEVTYTAVDDNILNAPPAHRVTTVTFTASGGNYTGFSTVARVWAADDEPIPFTVNEGRSYTYQTTLFASQGCTPEVISHISSDPSILTVEPPMLTWTEENTGTAQSWTVTLHDNDDLGDRRVTLRRQITRNDSGRHYRPCDDGPGAQDIIFTVKDNDDHPMLVTLGPASPPVISERGGSAEASLTTAGGFNERSVRVEVTLSGTADPGSDYRVEMSVDGSHWDISPIVFVDGKRQVQPVLYERNQKLRVIALPDARMEEDETVTLSLDGWSRIPNTVSPSQITVSGTTTVTIQAPTFNRNPTVTATCGLCIVVPGGEVHLESRAFDPDGDPLNYAWSATEGNFSGPTDESTARWTAPQETGSSPIQIQVSDGYGGFATATVVVKVVNSPPIVTASCDPCVVPRGGEVRLSVTARDPFADPLDYAWSAQDGTFAGLVTRSTARWTAPAELGHFTIQIRVSDRLGATTSAEVEVEVVNRPPVFMQSVYNLVLPENEDGRMHPVDLGRVIAEDPDGDILTYGIASGDRERFSVGAQDGVAHYVGQGENFETEPNRFELTVHAYDEFEAEAQVQVVVNVLDVNELPQVTVSCDPCVVPRGGESHLMAEVSDPDGDVPSYTWSASKGSFIGRTNEAFSRWRAPQELGRFTVRVVIDDGRNGSASAEVEITVVNRRPVFEQTVYRFELLENQGGREHPVELGRVVAKDPDGDPLTYEAVSGDRERFLVGVQDGVIHYAGRGENFEAEPNRFELTVSAGDNAGGNAHTEVVIDVADVNEHPVAVDDDVRTVEDQAVTVDVLANDTDPDGDILYVETVSAASHGMVYLAQDGSMTYTPAANFHGVDMFSYVVSDGEGLTATAKVQVTVLPVNDAPIAIGAIPDQMLDEGGASVDVDLSPFFGDVDGDVLTYAAQTSDPEIVKVVTVGTLLTLIPGLYGSVTVTVTVEDLGGLYATQIFRVGVSDRPQRAVLENLLAATARNHLASVRMALGQRIGTNRCETSRLSVRGRSVPLGWEAATAILGDVGERARATALDLGQGMDKESPTGIDLLTVSGAQARLGGRGIWDTVNQTEFLLSWGGQDRCRGRWSVWGQGDAQRFEGTPTVQGYASGYDAGLWIGYVGMDTGVGEHWLVGVALSRSKSVGDWHAGTSNGELTQTMDAIYPYLRWRGGATSVWVSVGAGRGDAKNLRERGRLGTSSLDLRLGLVELRQRFGAPGGVDFSLLGDAAWAALQTGDGKETLDGQDVRVHQIRIGADLSLTAQLGRVALMPFGNVYARRDGGTGQVGSGIEVATGLRTMFGILRLDAQARMLALHSATGYGEQGAALTLTVGRQGGEGFSLSVSPRWGDAAISTGALWTTPLGGGPQNGRYSETAPHALDMRGSYGIKLLGGQRLNLSGRYSNVTGIGIDLRIDMSGEPQIRKNNYLPPHMSVKER from the coding sequence ATGTTCATTGTAAGTACTCGTATCGCGATCAAGATGGTGGCCAGCTTGGCGTTCGCTGCGGGCATGTTGTCACCGGCAGAGGCCAGACAAACCATACATCTTGCTACGCACGCCATTGCCCTCAGGGAGAACGGTGGCACCTTCAAGCAGCAGGTGCGGTTGAGTGCTAATGCGCCGCCGAATGCGGATGTCACGGTGCAGGTGGTCAGTGGGGATGCTTCGGTGGTGACCGTGCACCCGGAGATGCTCTCGTTTACCGTAGATAACTACAGAACTTGGCAGGAAGTGACGTACACCGCAGTCGACGACAACATACTCAATGCTCCTCCGGCACATCGTGTAACGACGGTCACATTTACCGCAAGCGGAGGGAACTACACCGGATTCAGCACCGTGGCGCGCGTTTGGGCAGCCGATGATGAGCCCATTCCATTCACCGTCAATGAAGGCCGATCGTACACATACCAGACAACCCTTTTTGCAAGCCAAGGCTGCACGCCAGAAGTAATAAGCCATATCAGTTCCGATCCCAGTATTCTCACCGTTGAGCCGCCGATGCTGACATGGACCGAAGAGAATACGGGGACGGCGCAATCTTGGACAGTTACACTTCACGACAATGATGATCTCGGGGATCGCCGCGTCACGCTTCGGAGACAGATCACGCGAAACGACAGCGGCCGTCACTATCGTCCCTGTGATGACGGACCGGGTGCTCAGGACATCATCTTCACCGTCAAGGATAACGACGACCACCCGATGTTGGTGACGCTAGGTCCGGCGTCTCCGCCGGTGATATCCGAGCGCGGAGGCAGCGCGGAGGCTTCCTTGACGACCGCGGGAGGATTCAATGAGAGATCCGTACGAGTTGAAGTGACTCTCAGTGGCACGGCAGATCCGGGCAGCGACTACCGAGTTGAGATGTCGGTTGACGGGAGTCACTGGGATATTTCACCCATCGTGTTTGTAGATGGGAAGCGTCAAGTTCAGCCCGTCCTGTACGAACGGAACCAGAAGCTGCGGGTGATTGCACTTCCAGACGCGCGGATGGAGGAGGACGAGACGGTAACATTGTCGCTGGACGGCTGGTCGCGTATTCCGAACACGGTGTCCCCCTCGCAGATCACGGTCAGCGGCACTACGACGGTGACCATCCAGGCCCCGACGTTCAATCGTAATCCCACGGTAACCGCTACCTGCGGCCTGTGCATTGTAGTGCCTGGTGGCGAGGTACACCTGGAGTCCAGAGCATTTGACCCAGACGGCGACCCGCTGAACTATGCCTGGAGCGCAACTGAAGGCAACTTCAGCGGACCAACCGATGAATCAACGGCTCGTTGGACAGCTCCGCAGGAGACAGGTTCTTCGCCGATCCAGATTCAGGTTTCCGACGGATACGGCGGCTTCGCAACAGCTACGGTCGTGGTTAAGGTTGTCAACAGTCCACCGATAGTGACCGCTTCGTGCGACCCATGCGTGGTACCCCGTGGAGGTGAAGTACGTTTGAGCGTGACGGCCCGAGATCCATTCGCCGATCCACTGGACTATGCCTGGAGTGCCCAAGATGGAACGTTTGCGGGACTAGTGACTCGTAGCACGGCACGTTGGACAGCACCCGCGGAGCTGGGGCATTTCACGATCCAGATCCGCGTCTCTGACCGACTGGGTGCAACGACATCGGCCGAGGTTGAGGTTGAAGTGGTCAACCGCCCGCCGGTGTTCATGCAGTCGGTCTATAACCTTGTTTTACCGGAGAATGAGGACGGACGCATGCATCCGGTTGATCTAGGACGAGTGATCGCCGAAGACCCGGACGGCGATATCCTGACGTACGGGATAGCGTCCGGTGACCGGGAACGCTTTTCGGTGGGTGCACAAGATGGCGTGGCGCATTATGTAGGTCAGGGAGAAAACTTTGAGACGGAGCCGAACCGGTTCGAGTTAACAGTGCATGCGTACGATGAGTTTGAAGCCGAAGCACAGGTCCAGGTGGTGGTCAACGTCCTAGATGTGAACGAACTCCCCCAGGTTACGGTCTCGTGTGATCCGTGCGTGGTGCCTCGTGGCGGCGAGTCCCACCTAATGGCGGAGGTATCGGATCCAGACGGCGATGTTCCGAGTTACACTTGGAGTGCCTCGAAGGGTAGCTTTATTGGACGGACGAACGAAGCGTTCTCGCGGTGGCGGGCACCTCAGGAACTGGGGAGGTTCACGGTCCGAGTTGTCATTGACGATGGCCGGAACGGCTCAGCGTCGGCCGAGGTTGAGATCACGGTGGTCAATCGTAGACCAGTATTTGAACAGACGGTTTACCGCTTTGAGTTGCTGGAGAACCAGGGCGGTCGGGAGCATCCGGTTGAACTCGGCCGGGTTGTAGCCAAAGACCCTGACGGAGACCCGTTGACCTATGAGGCAGTGTCCGGTGACCGGGAACGCTTTTTGGTAGGGGTACAAGACGGCGTGATTCATTACGCGGGTCGGGGAGAAAATTTTGAGGCAGAACCAAACCGGTTCGAGTTGACAGTGAGTGCCGGGGATAACGCCGGAGGAAACGCGCACACGGAGGTAGTCATTGATGTGGCGGATGTGAATGAACATCCCGTTGCAGTGGATGACGATGTCAGAACTGTCGAGGACCAGGCAGTCACCGTGGATGTGCTTGCGAACGACACGGATCCCGACGGTGACATCCTATATGTTGAGACTGTATCGGCGGCCTCCCATGGAATGGTGTACCTCGCACAGGACGGCAGCATGACGTACACGCCCGCCGCAAACTTCCATGGTGTTGACATGTTTAGCTATGTTGTATCGGACGGTGAAGGCCTCACAGCGACGGCGAAGGTTCAGGTGACCGTGTTGCCAGTCAACGATGCGCCCATTGCAATTGGAGCCATCCCGGATCAGATGCTTGACGAGGGAGGAGCATCGGTTGATGTAGATCTGTCGCCATTTTTCGGTGATGTAGATGGCGACGTGCTGACCTACGCTGCGCAGACGTCCGACCCGGAGATTGTCAAAGTCGTGACAGTGGGAACACTTTTGACGTTGATTCCGGGCCTGTACGGGTCCGTGACGGTGACGGTGACGGTCGAGGATCTTGGAGGGCTCTATGCGACGCAGATCTTCCGGGTCGGTGTGAGTGACCGACCGCAACGTGCGGTCCTGGAGAATCTGCTGGCCGCCACGGCCCGCAACCATCTTGCAAGCGTGCGGATGGCACTTGGACAACGGATCGGGACAAACCGGTGCGAGACATCCCGTCTCTCGGTGCGGGGACGATCCGTGCCGCTGGGATGGGAGGCAGCGACAGCGATACTGGGAGACGTCGGGGAGCGTGCACGTGCGACCGCACTGGACTTGGGACAAGGAATGGATAAAGAGTCCCCGACCGGCATAGATCTGTTGACGGTGTCGGGCGCACAGGCACGACTTGGGGGGAGGGGAATCTGGGATACAGTCAATCAGACGGAGTTTCTTCTGTCATGGGGCGGCCAAGATCGGTGTCGCGGACGCTGGTCCGTGTGGGGCCAGGGGGACGCGCAGCGGTTTGAGGGGACGCCAACCGTGCAGGGCTATGCCTCCGGCTATGACGCCGGCCTCTGGATCGGCTATGTTGGGATGGATACCGGGGTTGGCGAGCACTGGCTTGTGGGCGTGGCCCTGTCACGGAGCAAGAGTGTTGGCGACTGGCACGCAGGCACATCGAACGGAGAGCTTACGCAGACCATGGACGCAATTTATCCGTACCTGCGCTGGCGCGGCGGGGCCACGTCGGTCTGGGTTTCGGTAGGTGCGGGAAGGGGGGATGCCAAGAACCTGCGGGAGCGGGGGCGACTTGGCACGAGCAGCCTGGATCTCCGGCTCGGCCTCGTCGAGCTCCGGCAGCGCTTTGGGGCACCGGGCGGCGTGGATTTCAGTCTCCTCGGAGATGCCGCGTGGGCCGCGCTCCAGACCGGAGACGGGAAAGAAACATTGGACGGCCAGGATGTTCGGGTCCATCAGATCCGGATTGGAGCTGATCTGTCATTGACCGCGCAGCTTGGCAGAGTTGCGCTGATGCCGTTCGGGAATGTATATGCGCGACGAGACGGAGGTACAGGCCAGGTGGGGTCCGGAATTGAGGTAGCCACAGGACTGCGGACTATGTTCGGCATCTTGCGTCTTGACGCACAAGCCCGCATGCTCGCACTGCACTCAGCGACAGGCTACGGCGAACAGGGGGCAGCGCTCACGCTCACCGTGGGACGGCAGGGCGGCGAGGGCTTTTCGCTGTCCGTCTCGCCACGGTGGGGCGACGCGGCTATTAGTACTGGCGCACTCTGGACTACTCCGCTCGGCGGCGGTCCGCAGAACGGCCGCTACTCGGAGACAGCCCCTCACGCGCTGGATATGCGCGGCAGCTACGGTATTAAGCTGCTCGGTGGTCAGAGATTGAATCTCAGCGGTCGCTACAGTAACGTGACCGGCATCGGCATCGACCTGCGCATTGACATGTCAGGAGAACCTCAAATCCGAAAAAATAACTACTTACCCCCACATATGTCCGTAAAGGAACGGTGA